In Acidobacteriota bacterium, one DNA window encodes the following:
- a CDS encoding WYL domain-containing protein produces the protein MRNAEVIRQWQVLREIETRRTGVTIHELAALVRVSTRTIRRDLQALQEAGFSIYDEGEENETKRWKLGASPFHAVQEGLSVADVAALYLSRAVVESLPGWPLADELRQAFSKVERALNPRMREFLSTLPQVLSAKAGPRAGRASDQTIDVARRLFDATRDRRIVEMRYFSATSNRAKSYRVEPYRLALAQGGLYLVAWVPQYDAFRTFASERIERLSVTEDTFKRTRELPADLFGASMGVFWAEPVSVEIEFEPRLAAFVRGRVWHESQQLEDLPDGALRMRLAVSDDWALRSWILGFGAGVRVRQPQALASAIAGELRRAAANYPG, from the coding sequence ATGCGTAACGCCGAGGTCATTCGGCAGTGGCAGGTGCTCCGCGAGATCGAAACGCGCCGCACCGGCGTCACCATCCACGAGCTGGCCGCGCTCGTTCGCGTGTCCACCCGCACCATCCGGCGCGACCTGCAGGCGCTGCAGGAAGCGGGGTTCTCGATCTACGACGAGGGCGAGGAGAACGAGACGAAGCGGTGGAAGCTCGGCGCGTCGCCGTTCCACGCGGTGCAGGAAGGCCTGTCGGTGGCCGACGTCGCCGCGCTGTACCTGAGCCGCGCCGTCGTCGAGAGCCTGCCGGGCTGGCCGCTCGCCGACGAACTGCGCCAGGCGTTCTCGAAAGTCGAACGCGCGTTGAATCCGAGGATGCGCGAGTTTCTCTCGACACTGCCACAGGTCCTGTCAGCAAAAGCCGGACCACGCGCCGGCCGGGCTTCGGACCAGACCATCGACGTCGCGCGGCGGCTGTTCGACGCCACGCGCGACCGCCGGATTGTCGAGATGCGGTATTTTTCCGCCACGAGCAACCGCGCCAAGTCGTATCGCGTCGAGCCCTACAGGCTGGCGCTGGCCCAGGGCGGCTTGTATCTGGTCGCATGGGTCCCGCAGTACGACGCGTTCCGTACGTTCGCCAGCGAGCGCATCGAGCGGCTGAGCGTCACCGAGGACACGTTCAAGCGGACGCGCGAGCTGCCGGCCGACCTCTTCGGCGCGTCGATGGGCGTGTTCTGGGCCGAACCGGTGTCCGTGGAGATCGAGTTCGAGCCCCGGTTGGCCGCGTTCGTTCGCGGGCGCGTCTGGCACGAGTCGCAGCAGCTCGAGGATCTGCCGGACGGCGCGCTGCGCATGAGGCTCGCGGTGTCGGACGACTGGGCGCTGCGGAGCTGGATTCTCGGATTCGGCGCCGGCGTGCGCGTGCGCCAGCCGCAGGCGCTGGCCTCGGCCATCGCGGGCGAACTGCGACGCGCGGCGGCGAATTATCCGGGGTGA
- a CDS encoding carbohydrate binding family 9 domain-containing protein, with amino-acid sequence MSSNAMMARRRSPILRSVVSAVLAGAAAVPVTARVPSEGARARIPGVIEAMPVALPADTIHIDGVLSERGWNAAVPVSDFVQREPSEGAAPTYVTDVKVLFDRTSLYVGVHAQDPDPQRLVGILTRRDEASPSDWVSVLVDSYHDRRTAYEFGVNPTGVKFDAYWFNDTNSDRGWDAVWDVAVSREADGWRAEFRIPFSQLRFNGDPARGLGFAVVRRMPKTNETVTWPLLAKSASGYVSSFGELRGVAISDEPKRLELMPYVLAETTTAPVAADNPLTRSPASTGALGVDLKYRITSGLTLTAAVNPDFGQVEADPAVVNLGAFETYFEERRPFFVEGSGNFSFNNVFYSRRIGRAPQRSVSAPDGGFAAQPANSTVLGAAKVTGRVGKFAVGAMHAVTAAERAEIVSGTPSVRSTSAVEPLSQYTVARVSREFDDNSRVSVMATSTLRQLDQDLSFLPDSAVVGVVDGDWRLADGRYSLQGYWSGSTVRGSAEAIDRLQISNVHSFQRPDARTLSYDPLRTQLDGQSAGVSFSKISGQRTRGNVNAGFRSPGYDVNDLGFQRRADEIWSNAWFQIRSDKQGKHVRNKNINFNNWWAFNHDGDRRDLGVNVNSHWAYNSGWAWGTGVNVFAERFEDRLTRGGPGGYIPGGMSQWGYLDTDNRRLATGNLFLFWGYNRQSSKQREVTFGVTLRPSAALSVNPRVEWSRNQANAQWVEAITDDGGATRYVFGQIDQTSVGVSVRASYTIRPTLTLQVYARPFVSSGAYSSFRELVDGRAPTEAERYAPFAYSGSPDFNYLSFRTTNVLRWEYRPGSTLFVVWQQGRETVLDDGAFRFGRNFGETFDAPSTNVFLIKLSRWINF; translated from the coding sequence TTGTCGTCCAACGCCATGATGGCCCGCCGCCGTTCGCCCATCCTTCGATCCGTCGTCTCGGCCGTGCTCGCCGGCGCAGCCGCCGTGCCCGTGACCGCGCGCGTGCCGTCCGAGGGCGCCCGCGCGAGGATCCCGGGGGTCATCGAGGCCATGCCGGTGGCCCTGCCGGCCGACACGATCCACATCGACGGCGTCCTGTCGGAACGCGGGTGGAACGCGGCCGTGCCGGTGAGCGACTTCGTCCAGCGCGAGCCGAGCGAAGGCGCCGCGCCGACCTACGTCACCGACGTGAAGGTGCTCTTCGACCGCACATCGCTCTACGTCGGCGTCCACGCGCAAGACCCCGATCCGCAGCGCCTCGTCGGCATCCTCACGCGGCGCGACGAGGCGTCCCCGTCCGACTGGGTGTCGGTGCTGGTCGACTCGTACCACGATCGGCGCACCGCCTACGAGTTCGGCGTCAACCCGACCGGCGTGAAGTTCGACGCCTACTGGTTCAACGATACGAACAGCGACCGCGGATGGGACGCCGTCTGGGACGTCGCGGTCAGCCGCGAGGCCGACGGCTGGCGCGCGGAGTTCCGGATCCCGTTCTCCCAGTTGCGCTTCAACGGCGATCCGGCGCGCGGCCTCGGGTTCGCGGTCGTGCGCCGCATGCCGAAGACGAACGAGACGGTCACCTGGCCGCTGCTCGCGAAGAGCGCGAGCGGGTACGTCTCGTCGTTCGGCGAGCTGCGCGGCGTCGCGATCTCCGACGAGCCGAAGCGGCTGGAACTGATGCCCTACGTCCTCGCGGAGACGACGACGGCCCCGGTGGCAGCCGACAACCCGCTCACCCGCTCGCCGGCCAGCACGGGCGCGCTCGGCGTGGACCTCAAGTACCGCATCACCAGCGGCCTCACGCTGACGGCGGCCGTGAACCCGGATTTCGGCCAGGTCGAAGCAGACCCGGCCGTGGTCAACCTGGGCGCGTTCGAGACCTACTTCGAGGAACGGCGCCCGTTCTTCGTCGAAGGCTCGGGCAATTTCTCGTTCAACAACGTGTTCTATTCGCGCCGGATCGGCCGGGCGCCCCAGCGGTCCGTGAGCGCGCCGGACGGCGGCTTCGCAGCGCAGCCGGCCAACTCGACGGTGCTCGGCGCCGCCAAGGTCACCGGCCGCGTCGGCAAGTTCGCCGTCGGGGCGATGCACGCGGTGACCGCGGCCGAGCGGGCCGAGATCGTGTCCGGCACGCCGTCCGTGCGCTCGACCTCCGCGGTCGAGCCGCTCAGCCAGTACACCGTCGCGCGCGTGAGCCGGGAGTTCGACGACAACTCGCGCGTGAGCGTGATGGCGACGAGCACGCTCCGCCAGCTCGACCAGGACCTGAGCTTCCTGCCCGACTCGGCCGTCGTCGGCGTGGTCGACGGCGACTGGCGGCTCGCCGACGGCCGGTACAGCCTCCAAGGCTACTGGTCCGGCAGCACCGTGCGCGGCTCGGCCGAGGCGATCGATCGGCTGCAGATCAGCAACGTCCACAGCTTTCAGCGCCCCGATGCCCGCACGCTGTCCTACGACCCGCTCCGCACGCAGCTCGACGGACAGAGCGCCGGCGTCTCGTTCAGCAAGATCAGCGGCCAGCGCACGCGGGGCAACGTCAACGCCGGGTTCCGGTCGCCCGGCTACGACGTCAACGATCTCGGCTTCCAGCGTCGCGCCGACGAGATCTGGAGCAATGCCTGGTTCCAGATCCGCAGCGACAAGCAGGGCAAGCACGTCCGCAACAAGAACATCAACTTCAACAACTGGTGGGCCTTCAACCACGACGGCGACCGCCGCGACCTCGGCGTCAACGTCAACTCGCACTGGGCGTACAACAGCGGCTGGGCCTGGGGCACCGGCGTCAACGTCTTCGCCGAGCGCTTCGAGGACCGGCTGACGCGCGGCGGGCCCGGCGGCTACATCCCGGGCGGCATGAGCCAGTGGGGCTATCTCGACACCGACAACCGCCGGCTCGCCACCGGCAACCTCTTCCTCTTCTGGGGCTACAACCGCCAGTCGTCGAAGCAGCGCGAGGTCACGTTCGGCGTGACGCTCCGGCCGAGCGCCGCGCTGTCGGTCAACCCGCGGGTCGAGTGGAGCCGGAACCAGGCCAACGCGCAGTGGGTCGAAGCGATCACCGACGATGGCGGCGCGACGCGCTACGTCTTCGGCCAGATCGACCAGACGAGCGTGGGCGTGAGCGTGCGCGCGAGCTACACGATCCGCCCGACGCTCACGTTGCAGGTCTACGCGCGGCCGTTCGTGTCGAGCGGCGCCTACTCGTCGTTCCGGGAGCTCGTCGACGGGCGGGCACCGACCGAAGCGGAGCGATACGCGCCCTTCGCCTACTCGGGCTCGCCGGACTTCAACTACCTCTCGTTCCGGACGACCAACGTGCTGCGCTGGGAATACCGCCCGGGCTCCACGCTGTTCGTCGTGTGGCAGCAGGGGCGCGAGACGGTCCTCGACGATGGGGCGTTCCGGTTCGGCCGGAACTTCGGCGAGACATTCGACGCGCCCTCCACGAACGTCTTCCTGATCAAGCTCAGCCGGTGGATCAATTTCTGA
- a CDS encoding Glu/Leu/Phe/Val dehydrogenase: MPTGSMFDFVNQYFDRAAATTAYPPGLLDNIKACKSVYRISFPFRRADGGLETINAWRVEHSHHKTPTKGGIRYAPFVDEEEVKALAALMTYKCAIVDLPYGGAKGAVQIDPKRFTAEELERITRRYTHELIKKNFIGPGTDVPAPDYGTGEREMAWIVDTYQALNPGALDGLACVTGKPIAEGGVRGRREATGRGLFFALREACSVAEDMRALGLTPGIEGKRVIVQGLGNVGLHAARFCREAGAVIVAIAEYEGAIVNAAGLDPDAVAAHRRETTSVLGYPGATNVTPSAAALELDCDVLLPAALENVLTKDNAPRIKARIVLEGANGPTTPEAEAIFRERGLLVVPDVYANAGGVTVSYFEWLKNLSHVRFGRLHKRLEENDEARFVRAVEQLTGKTLSDDDRRLLIHGADEADIVNSGLEETMIVAYHAIRDAWKQDPRLGDLRAAAFRTAIDKIARSYMDLGVFP; encoded by the coding sequence ATGCCGACTGGCAGCATGTTCGACTTCGTCAACCAGTACTTCGATCGCGCCGCCGCCACGACCGCGTACCCGCCGGGCCTGCTCGACAACATCAAGGCCTGCAAGAGCGTCTACCGCATCAGCTTCCCGTTCCGCCGCGCCGACGGCGGGCTCGAGACGATCAACGCCTGGCGCGTCGAGCACAGCCATCACAAGACGCCGACGAAGGGCGGCATCCGGTACGCCCCGTTCGTCGACGAGGAAGAAGTGAAGGCGCTCGCGGCGTTGATGACCTACAAGTGCGCGATCGTCGATCTCCCGTACGGCGGCGCCAAGGGCGCCGTGCAGATCGATCCCAAACGCTTCACGGCCGAGGAACTGGAGCGCATCACGCGGCGCTACACGCACGAGCTGATCAAGAAGAACTTCATCGGGCCGGGGACGGACGTGCCCGCGCCCGACTACGGCACGGGCGAGCGCGAGATGGCCTGGATCGTCGACACCTATCAGGCGCTCAACCCCGGCGCGCTCGACGGCCTCGCGTGCGTGACGGGCAAGCCGATCGCGGAAGGCGGCGTGCGCGGACGCCGCGAGGCGACCGGCCGCGGGCTCTTCTTCGCGCTCCGCGAAGCGTGCTCGGTCGCCGAAGACATGCGCGCGCTCGGCCTCACGCCCGGCATCGAGGGCAAGCGCGTCATCGTCCAGGGGCTCGGCAACGTCGGCCTGCACGCGGCGCGGTTCTGCCGCGAGGCCGGCGCCGTCATCGTCGCCATCGCCGAGTACGAGGGCGCGATCGTCAACGCCGCCGGGCTCGATCCCGATGCCGTGGCCGCGCACCGCCGCGAGACGACGTCCGTGCTCGGCTACCCCGGCGCCACGAACGTCACGCCGTCGGCCGCCGCGCTCGAGCTCGACTGCGACGTGCTGCTGCCGGCCGCGCTCGAGAACGTGCTCACGAAAGACAACGCGCCCCGCATCAAGGCGCGCATCGTCCTCGAAGGCGCCAACGGCCCGACGACGCCCGAAGCGGAAGCGATCTTCCGTGAGCGCGGCCTGCTCGTCGTGCCCGATGTGTACGCGAACGCCGGCGGGGTGACGGTGTCGTACTTCGAGTGGCTGAAGAACCTCTCGCACGTCCGGTTCGGACGGCTGCACAAGCGGCTCGAGGAAAACGACGAAGCCCGGTTCGTGCGCGCCGTCGAGCAGTTGACCGGCAAGACGCTGTCGGACGACGACCGGCGCCTCTTGATCCATGGCGCCGACGAAGCCGACATCGTCAACTCCGGCCTGGAGGAGACGATGATCGTGGCGTATCACGCCATCCGCGATGCGTGGAAGCAGGACCCGCGGCTCGGCGACCTGCGGGCCGCGGCGTTCAGGACCGCGATCGACAAGATCGCGCGGTCCTACATGGATCTGGGCGTCTTCCCGTAG